From Candidatus Methanoperedens sp., a single genomic window includes:
- a CDS encoding ATP-binding protein, whose protein sequence is MTDDKLLITELVLTAHLYNQSDKLGVDDLPQKIRKHYWDEKEKTVKRPIYVTEGDIRSIYGLENVKSSTKTLPFLEFEEFGSQIKLTVFDLAAKWLAKHPEAIEDINKNPVLASFFESYDSLPVSYEKAKATNTPKESGREWIMSLIKSIESEKGSEEMLKLAHIVAPEDIRQNLKDLVLTEEQENEIEKIAKAIQYRDYLKRIGLREIGKLLFVGPPGTGKTSVARALSGRLGIPMVEVKLSQIADQYLGETAKNIDRVFELAKKLNPCILFIDEFDFVAKARATDEHAALKRAVNTLLKAIDEISLVEHGVLLIGATNHPTILDHAAWRRFDEIVEFTLPDKDMRKKILDIVIRDIEGSFNTEEIASKTEGYSGSDLRMIVREAVLNGLITERTILTQEDLLRGITEFNKRIPLKTMDETK, encoded by the coding sequence ATGACAGATGACAAACTTTTAATCACCGAACTTGTGCTTACCGCGCACCTTTACAACCAGTCAGATAAGCTTGGCGTGGACGACCTCCCGCAGAAAATACGAAAGCACTACTGGGATGAGAAAGAGAAAACTGTAAAGCGTCCGATCTACGTCACCGAAGGCGATATAAGAAGTATCTATGGTCTTGAAAATGTAAAGAGCAGCACAAAAACACTGCCCTTCCTCGAGTTCGAGGAGTTCGGCTCGCAAATAAAACTCACTGTTTTCGACCTCGCTGCAAAATGGCTTGCAAAGCATCCTGAGGCGATTGAAGACATCAATAAGAACCCTGTGCTGGCATCTTTTTTTGAGAGCTATGACTCGCTTCCCGTAAGCTATGAAAAAGCAAAAGCTACCAATACTCCGAAAGAAAGCGGAAGAGAGTGGATAATGTCCCTTATCAAGAGCATAGAATCCGAAAAGGGCTCAGAGGAGATGCTAAAGCTCGCTCATATCGTGGCACCCGAAGATATCAGGCAGAACCTGAAAGACCTTGTCCTCACAGAGGAACAGGAAAATGAGATTGAGAAAATCGCCAAGGCAATCCAGTACCGCGACTACCTGAAGCGGATAGGTCTTCGGGAGATTGGAAAACTCTTATTCGTAGGTCCCCCGGGTACGGGTAAAACCTCGGTTGCGCGAGCCCTTAGCGGGCGGCTTGGGATTCCTATGGTCGAGGTAAAGCTCTCACAGATAGCAGACCAGTACCTCGGTGAAACAGCCAAGAACATCGACAGGGTTTTTGAGCTTGCAAAAAAGCTTAACCCATGCATCCTTTTCATTGATGAGTTCGATTTCGTGGCAAAAGCCCGTGCTACGGATGAGCATGCTGCATTAAAGAGGGCTGTGAATACGCTGCTGAAAGCCATAGACGAAATAAGCCTTGTGGAGCACGGCGTTCTTCTTATCGGCGCAACGAACCATCCCACAATACTCGACCATGCCGCATGGAGGCGGTTTGATGAGATCGTGGAGTTCACCCTGCCTGATAAGGACATGAGGAAAAAGATACTTGATATCGTGATCCGTGATATCGAGGGCAGCTTTAATACAGAGGAGATTGCCTCGAAAACAGAGGGATACTCTGGTTCCGACCTGCGCATGATTGTAAGGGAAGCAGTGCTTAACGGGCTTATTACAGAGAGAACAATCCTGACACAGGAAGATTTACTTCGCGGAATAACCGAGTTCAATAAAAGGATTCCGCTAAAGACGATGGATGAAACTAAATGA
- the porA gene encoding pyruvate synthase subunit PorA gives MRKRMVVVEGSYAVAHAVKVCKPNVISAYPITPQTHIVEDLAQFAADGEMNCAYMNVESEFSAISALIGASAAGARTYSSTTSQGLALMHEALFNASGMRLPIVMTVVNRALSAPINIWNDQQDSISQRDTGWIQLYAEDVQESADMVPQLYKIAEDAEVMLPAMSCMDGFILSHVYEPVILLEQSITDEFLPAYSPENMLDPKNPMSFGAFADPSTYTEFRYKQEKAMGVALKMIEEVANEFRDVYGRYYGGLIDGYMLDDADIVIMAMGSVIGTIKDTIDVLRSEGESVGLLKVRSFRPFPADAIRAALKKAKVVITLDKNISVGKNEGALCTEVKACLHNTDIRVPVIGFMLGHGGRDIPMSTIKKIITKAKLVEKGIFVESEFADLREELV, from the coding sequence ATGAGGAAGAGAATGGTCGTTGTGGAAGGTTCCTATGCAGTAGCACACGCGGTCAAGGTCTGCAAGCCAAATGTGATATCAGCCTACCCTATAACCCCGCAGACGCATATCGTGGAGGATTTAGCACAGTTCGCAGCTGACGGCGAAATGAACTGCGCGTACATGAATGTAGAATCCGAGTTCTCTGCCATCTCAGCTCTGATAGGAGCAAGCGCAGCAGGGGCGAGAACGTATTCTTCGACAACATCTCAAGGACTTGCGCTGATGCATGAAGCCCTGTTCAATGCCTCAGGCATGAGGTTGCCCATTGTTATGACCGTGGTGAACAGGGCGTTGAGCGCTCCCATCAATATCTGGAACGACCAGCAGGACTCCATCTCTCAGCGTGATACGGGCTGGATACAATTGTATGCAGAGGATGTGCAGGAGTCTGCGGACATGGTTCCACAGCTTTATAAGATTGCTGAGGATGCTGAAGTTATGCTGCCTGCCATGTCATGCATGGACGGGTTCATTCTTTCCCATGTTTACGAGCCTGTCATTTTACTTGAGCAAAGCATAACAGACGAATTCCTGCCTGCTTATTCGCCGGAGAACATGCTCGATCCCAAGAACCCAATGTCCTTTGGTGCCTTTGCTGACCCGAGCACGTACACAGAGTTCCGGTACAAGCAGGAGAAAGCCATGGGTGTGGCTTTGAAGATGATAGAGGAAGTTGCTAACGAATTCAGGGATGTATATGGACGATATTACGGCGGTCTCATCGACGGCTATATGCTCGATGACGCCGATATCGTGATAATGGCAATGGGGTCTGTCATCGGCACGATAAAGGATACCATAGATGTTCTGCGCAGCGAAGGCGAAAGCGTGGGTCTTCTCAAGGTCAGGTCGTTCAGACCTTTCCCAGCCGATGCTATTCGAGCGGCGCTGAAGAAAGCAAAGGTAGTTATAACGCTTGATAAGAATATATCTGTCGGCAAGAACGAAGGCGCCCTGTGCACCGAGGTAAAGGCGTGCCTTCATAACACTGATATCCGGGTTCCTGTTATCGGCTTCATGCTCGGGCATGGAGGGCGTGATATTCCTATGAGTACGATTAAGAAAATAATCACCAAAGCAAAGTTAGTGGAAAAGGGGATATTCGTTGAGAGCGAATTCGCTGATTTGAGGGAGGAGCTGGTTTGA
- a CDS encoding DUF460 domain-containing protein has protein sequence MPEKVIFGIDIAKGSLRAKEKPGYAVVILKGGEALHHRMVSIHKFLRMAWKEKPALIAVDNIFELASDKHDLVSFLQKLPSDTKLVQVTGGEKLEPLTKLAKEHGLSFDRFDPNAEALACAQLAQMGIGYEVSAFEDKTIIKVSRGRSLGRGGWSQNRYRRKVHGHVRQKAREIEDYLNEQSKLKGFTFTQNVVERFGGYSKSEFLVNAPRSLLHIGSGKYGDVQVSVKNIERDALVFKPLKSRKRDYIIVGIDPGTTTAVAVLTLEGELRLLHSSRTISIPDVIEMVAEQGRPLIIASDVFPTPNAVEKIRRAFNAVSGSPQDVLTAEDKIEFATPYGYSNNHERDAIAAAVSVYRKNKNKFEQIKKKIPPGVDADEVIAQVVRGKSVDAVISGFTKKEIKEPEVETVSEKTDYEVLRFKEQIRKYEESLEGMKEYQDELKNELALKDNKIRKLEELVEKQRTEVYKQLKKEKIIKIRNKEIMGLQGRIRESKKIISELSERIHRLKHIRRLEISGRVLPVKIISSFTKDSILKTEEQVGIKKDDIILLRDASGGGGITAKMLADLGVGAVIICNDMSHAAEGELFDLGVPVLKVKDVNIQFDASFEFAVIDPEDIKNAIEDWNKKAQERSMAAKEKWLESLVDEYRSERKREIKG, from the coding sequence ATGCCAGAAAAAGTGATTTTCGGGATAGATATAGCAAAAGGCTCTCTCCGGGCAAAAGAAAAGCCTGGATATGCCGTTGTAATACTCAAGGGCGGCGAAGCCCTGCATCACCGCATGGTGAGCATTCATAAATTCCTGAGGATGGCATGGAAAGAAAAACCTGCGTTAATCGCGGTTGATAATATTTTTGAGCTCGCCTCTGATAAGCACGACCTTGTTTCTTTCCTCCAGAAATTGCCCTCTGATACGAAACTGGTTCAGGTAACAGGAGGCGAGAAACTTGAGCCCCTTACAAAACTTGCAAAAGAGCACGGGCTCTCATTCGACAGGTTCGACCCCAATGCAGAGGCGCTGGCTTGCGCTCAACTTGCCCAGATGGGTATAGGCTATGAAGTCTCTGCATTCGAGGATAAAACCATAATTAAAGTGAGCAGGGGGCGCTCCCTCGGGAGGGGAGGATGGAGCCAGAACAGGTACAGGCGCAAAGTGCACGGTCATGTAAGGCAGAAGGCAAGGGAAATAGAGGATTACCTGAATGAACAATCAAAGCTCAAAGGCTTCACATTCACGCAGAATGTAGTCGAGAGGTTCGGAGGTTACTCAAAATCCGAGTTCCTCGTTAATGCTCCACGCAGCCTGCTTCATATCGGTTCTGGAAAATATGGCGATGTGCAGGTGAGCGTCAAAAATATAGAACGCGATGCTCTCGTTTTTAAGCCTCTCAAATCCAGGAAAAGGGATTATATAATCGTGGGTATAGACCCGGGCACAACAACGGCAGTAGCCGTGCTGACATTAGAGGGAGAGCTGCGGCTGCTTCACAGTTCAAGAACCATATCAATTCCCGATGTTATTGAAATGGTTGCAGAACAGGGAAGACCGCTTATCATAGCAAGCGATGTGTTCCCCACGCCGAACGCTGTAGAAAAAATCCGCCGAGCCTTCAACGCTGTATCAGGCTCACCTCAGGATGTGCTCACAGCCGAGGATAAAATTGAGTTTGCGACTCCTTACGGATATTCAAACAACCATGAACGCGATGCCATAGCCGCTGCAGTATCTGTGTATCGCAAGAATAAGAATAAGTTCGAACAGATAAAGAAAAAAATACCTCCTGGTGTGGATGCGGATGAAGTGATTGCACAGGTTGTGAGGGGTAAGTCTGTAGATGCTGTAATCTCTGGATTTACTAAGAAAGAGATAAAAGAGCCCGAAGTTGAAACAGTTTCTGAAAAAACCGATTATGAGGTTCTTCGTTTCAAGGAGCAGATTCGAAAATACGAAGAAAGTCTCGAAGGAATGAAAGAATATCAGGACGAATTGAAAAATGAACTCGCTCTAAAGGATAATAAAATCAGGAAATTAGAAGAACTTGTTGAGAAACAGCGGACTGAGGTATATAAGCAGCTTAAAAAAGAAAAAATAATAAAAATCCGCAACAAAGAGATTATGGGTTTGCAGGGCAGGATCAGAGAGAGCAAAAAAATAATTTCAGAGCTCTCCGAGAGGATACATAGACTAAAACATATTCGCAGGCTTGAGATCAGCGGCAGAGTCCTTCCTGTAAAGATAATCTCTTCTTTTACAAAGGACAGCATCCTCAAGACGGAAGAACAGGTTGGAATAAAAAAAGATGATATCATACTATTGCGGGATGCAAGCGGAGGCGGCGGCATTACTGCTAAAATGCTTGCCGACCTTGGGGTGGGAGCTGTGATTATCTGCAATGATATGTCCCATGCGGCAGAAGGGGAACTTTTCGACCTGGGCGTACCTGTTCTAAAAGTAAAGGACGTGAACATCCAGTTTGACGCATCTTTCGAGTTTGCAGTAATCGATCCTGAGGACATTAAGAATGCGATCGAAGACTGGAATAAAAAAGCGCAAGAACGCAGCATGGCTGCAAAAGAGAAGTGGCTGGAATCGCTTGTGGATGAGTACAGGAGTGAAAGAAAACGTGAGATAAAAGGATAA
- a CDS encoding right-handed parallel beta-helix repeat-containing protein, which yields MRKSVMKNMCMGHTLRIASGIMMLALLLLGSAVAVTEIDSCQTISEPGEYVLNTSILNSAPSCINITSSHVIFDGAGLTIDGTNYLTYGGLVYDSNTYGVHVYNSTMTLTNVTVKNLTVTDWLGGIFYQDSENGSIENNNVSSNFEGILLNSSTNNTLSNNNANSNNYGIFLDASSNNNLSYNNANWNTYYGILLEFSSDNKLMNNNFSNNRGGINLFWHPNSTFSTSGNNNNVISGNIASSNTEFGIKLYKSSTNSIYNNIASSNSAGIYLDSSSNNTLTNNDASSNSAGIYQEGIFLQSSSNNNTLTNNNASSNSVGIFLQSSSGNNTLTNNVVSLNTDLGIGIDNSYTNTIYNNYFNNSEYAWTINAWDDGNNIWNITKQAGTNIIGGPYLGGNYWSDYAGNDTDGDGLGNTSIPYNSSGNIINGGDYLPLTTESVTQSVSPGDTVATGAGTTVSDPVETSVTTPNAGTITIEEMPASQTSSSAFQLIGLQIDITAPNAMTKAPLVIVFQINSSAIPPREDQNTIEIFKNGVPVPPCTGSPGEASPDPCVSSRAVLTNGDIEITVLTSTASRWNAAVRKKWISSIMAPIDPVRVDTQVEASASFADHGTTGTHSAEWNWGDGTSLGTVMESGGAGSVTGSHIYRAAGVYTITLTVESVGSSAYQFMVVYDPTGGFVTGGGWIDSPAGAYQADPSLAGRANFGFVSKYKQGATVPTGQTEFQIENLNFHSTSYDWLVISGARAQFSGTGTINGAGNYGFLLTATDGAINGGGSVDKFRIKIWDKTTDNLVYDNVLGGSDDIEAASPQAISGGSIVIHKV from the coding sequence ATGAGAAAATCAGTAATGAAAAACATGTGCATGGGGCATACCCTCAGAATAGCTTCAGGAATAATGATGCTGGCATTATTGCTGCTTGGCAGCGCAGTTGCGGTAACGGAAATAGATTCCTGTCAGACGATTTCCGAACCAGGAGAATATGTGCTCAATACCAGCATACTGAATAGCGCTCCAAGCTGCATCAATATCACCTCAAGCCATGTGATTTTCGATGGCGCCGGCCTTACGATTGATGGCACGAATTATCTCACTTATGGGGGGCTTGTATATGACTCAAACACTTACGGGGTGCATGTGTATAACTCAACAATGACACTAACAAATGTAACTGTTAAAAATCTTACAGTCACGGATTGGCTCGGCGGCATCTTTTATCAAGACTCAGAAAATGGAAGCATAGAAAATAACAATGTAAGCTCGAATTTTGAAGGAATCCTCCTCAACTCTTCCACCAACAACACCTTGTCCAATAACAATGCAAACTCTAACAATTATGGCATCTTTCTGGATGCTTCAAGCAACAATAATCTGAGCTACAACAATGCTAACTGGAACACGTACTATGGCATCCTTCTGGAATTTTCTAGCGACAACAAATTGATGAATAATAATTTTTCGAATAATCGAGGAGGCATTAATCTATTTTGGCATCCAAATTCAACTTTTTCTACTTCAGGCAATAACAATAACGTAATAAGCGGAAACATTGCAAGCTCGAATACTGAGTTTGGTATAAAGCTATACAAATCAAGCACTAACAGCATATACAACAACATTGCAAGCTCTAACAGCGCGGGAATCTATCTCGACTCTTCCAGTAACAATACTTTGACCAACAACGATGCAAGCTCTAACAGCGCGGGAATCTATCAGGAGGGAATCTTTCTCCAATCTTCCAGCAACAATAACACCTTGACAAACAACAATGCAAGCTCTAACAGCGTGGGAATATTTCTCCAATCTTCCAGCGGCAATAACACCCTGACAAACAACGTTGTAAGCCTGAATACTGATTTAGGCATAGGCATAGACAATTCATACACTAACACCATATACAACAACTACTTCAACAACTCGGAATATGCATGGACAATCAATGCCTGGGATGATGGAAACAATATCTGGAATATAACAAAACAGGCAGGTACAAACATCATTGGAGGTCCTTATCTTGGCGGTAATTACTGGTCAGATTATGCCGGTAACGATACCGATGGAGATGGTCTGGGTAATACGTCGATTCCCTACAATAGCTCCGGGAATATTATAAATGGAGGGGACTATTTACCTCTTACGACAGAGAGCGTTACGCAATCGGTCAGCCCAGGCGATACAGTAGCTACAGGCGCTGGAACCACAGTATCTGACCCTGTAGAAACTTCAGTCACTACTCCCAATGCAGGCACAATAACCATTGAGGAAATGCCCGCCTCACAAACTTCTTCCTCTGCCTTCCAGTTAATAGGCCTGCAGATAGATATTACTGCACCTAACGCCATGACCAAGGCGCCGCTTGTCATCGTGTTCCAGATTAACTCCTCAGCGATTCCTCCGCGAGAGGATCAGAATACGATTGAAATATTTAAGAATGGTGTGCCTGTACCACCCTGCACTGGCAGTCCCGGTGAAGCATCACCTGACCCGTGCGTTTCCAGCAGAGCAGTTCTGACAAACGGTGATATCGAGATAACTGTACTTACTTCAACAGCAAGCAGATGGAATGCTGCCGTACGAAAGAAATGGATTAGTTCTATCATGGCACCGATTGATCCGGTCAGAGTAGACACTCAGGTTGAGGCAAGCGCCTCATTCGCAGACCACGGCACTACTGGTACTCACTCTGCGGAATGGAATTGGGGTGACGGGACGAGTTTAGGAACAGTAATGGAGAGCGGCGGTGCTGGATCGGTCACTGGCAGCCATATATATAGAGCAGCAGGGGTTTACACAATTACATTGACTGTGGAAAGTGTTGGGTCGTCGGCATATCAGTTCATGGTTGTGTACGACCCGACCGGCGGGTTCGTAACAGGAGGCGGCTGGATTGACTCACCCGCAGGAGCCTACCAGGCAGATCCTTCGCTGGCTGGGCGAGCTAACTTCGGTTTCGTCTCAAAGTACAAACAAGGCGCTACAGTCCCGACCGGTCAAACTGAATTCCAGATCGAAAATCTTAACTTCCACTCCACGAGCTATGACTGGCTTGTAATATCCGGTGCACGCGCGCAGTTCAGTGGCACAGGCACGATTAACGGTGCAGGCAACTACGGGTTCCTGCTGACAGCTACTGATGGTGCAATCAACGGTGGCGGAAGCGTTGACAAATTCCGTATTAAGATCTGGGATAAGACCACGGACAATTTAGTCTACGACAACGTTCTCGGAGGATCTGATGATATCGAGGCTGCAAGTCCACAGGCTATTAGCGGGGGAAGCATCGTTATACATAAAGTATGA
- a CDS encoding 4Fe-4S binding protein, producing MKLVIKTVAKPGSTNVNKTGAWRSFMPVFDHKLCSKCGICAMYCPEGIVYKLENGFYEPDYEYCKGCGICANECPKKAIVMVLEGK from the coding sequence ATGAAACTGGTAATTAAAACAGTAGCCAAACCCGGAAGTACGAATGTCAATAAGACAGGAGCGTGGCGTTCATTCATGCCTGTTTTTGACCACAAGCTGTGCAGCAAATGCGGCATCTGTGCAATGTACTGCCCGGAAGGAATCGTGTATAAATTGGAGAACGGGTTTTATGAACCCGACTATGAATACTGTAAAGGCTGCGGTATCTGTGCGAATGAGTGTCCCAAGAAGGCAATAGTAATGGTGCTGGAGGGCAAATGA
- a CDS encoding MBL fold metallo-hydrolase, which translates to MKITLLGTGDAVGTPKLGCSCPACLDALAGGLSRRLRFSILVESESKRVLIDTSPDLRWQLLKKGISRVDGVIWTHPHYDHYAGFGDFHRIQNGVNVYGLKNTLDYILNYLSFMKPKRHDVRFYIPFELIGINITLVEVRHPPLLESAGVILTDGKSKIVITGDTARDIPEKSIELMFKPDLLIADAIIPPRARIPKHMNAKEAMELASELEAKKVVLTHLSHLFPPHDESVKEWPLGYDGMEFVF; encoded by the coding sequence ATGAAAATAACGCTGCTCGGGACAGGCGATGCCGTGGGGACGCCAAAGCTTGGGTGTTCCTGTCCTGCATGCCTGGATGCACTGGCTGGAGGATTGAGTAGAAGGCTTCGTTTTTCCATACTGGTTGAATCGGAAAGCAAAAGAGTGCTGATCGATACAAGCCCCGACCTTCGATGGCAGCTTTTGAAAAAAGGCATAAGCCGCGTTGATGGTGTGATCTGGACGCACCCTCATTACGACCATTATGCAGGTTTTGGGGATTTTCACCGGATACAGAATGGCGTGAATGTGTACGGTCTTAAAAATACACTTGACTATATATTGAACTACCTGTCTTTCATGAAGCCGAAAAGGCATGATGTACGATTCTATATTCCTTTTGAGCTGATCGGTATTAACATAACGCTGGTGGAAGTCAGGCACCCCCCGCTTCTCGAATCTGCCGGTGTTATTCTCACTGATGGGAAAAGCAAGATTGTGATAACAGGGGATACAGCCAGGGATATCCCGGAAAAAAGCATCGAACTGATGTTTAAACCTGACCTCCTTATTGCAGACGCCATAATCCCGCCGAGGGCAAGAATACCCAAACATATGAATGCCAAAGAAGCGATGGAACTGGCGTCGGAATTGGAGGCGAAAAAAGTTGTGCTTACCCATTTAAGCCATCTTTTTCCACCCCATGATGAATCTGTTAAAGAATGGCCTCTGGGGTATGACGGGATGGAATTTGTGTTTTAA
- a CDS encoding UPF0175 family protein — MKTISIRLPEQYIQDIEEACKQEVLDKGTMLRKLIGDALREYRVKKAFESYSEGKISLWKAASKAGITYRAALEELKKRKIPFGYEKEDLYADIKWAMK; from the coding sequence ATGAAAACCATCTCCATCCGCCTTCCTGAGCAATACATACAGGACATAGAAGAAGCCTGCAAACAGGAAGTTCTTGACAAAGGTACGATGCTGCGCAAGCTCATAGGCGATGCGCTTCGTGAATATCGGGTAAAGAAAGCCTTTGAATCCTACAGCGAGGGGAAAATCTCACTCTGGAAAGCAGCAAGTAAGGCTGGAATAACATACAGGGCAGCGCTCGAAGAATTAAAAAAGCGCAAAATTCCTTTCGGGTATGAGAAAGAAGACCTATATGCTGATATTAAGTGGGCTATGAAATAA
- the porB gene encoding pyruvate synthase subunit PorB, giving the protein MSLLAPGHRGCAGCCDALAGKFVLDAIGEDCIVVSPTGCLEVFTTPYPESAWGVPWIHSLFENAAAVASGVEAALKSMGKKNNTKIIAIGGDGATLDIGLQAISGAFERGHDFTYICVDNEAYMNTGIQRSGATPLFASTTTSPAGKASFGNPQHKKNMPAIIAAHGSPYVATASIAYAPDMMRKIKKAAETKGPTYIHVHAPCCTGWKFESSKTIEVGRLAVETAMWPLYEMENGTVTNVRKLKNRKPVEEYLKAQGRFKHLFTLEGGAAEIKKIQAIADWNVKHFGLE; this is encoded by the coding sequence ATGAGCCTTCTTGCTCCTGGTCATAGAGGATGCGCGGGATGCTGCGATGCCCTTGCAGGAAAGTTCGTGCTCGATGCCATTGGCGAGGACTGCATCGTTGTTTCTCCTACAGGCTGCCTTGAGGTGTTTACCACGCCATATCCTGAGTCTGCATGGGGCGTGCCCTGGATACATTCGCTGTTTGAGAATGCAGCGGCAGTTGCTTCTGGCGTTGAGGCTGCGCTTAAATCCATGGGAAAAAAGAACAACACTAAGATAATTGCAATCGGAGGCGATGGCGCTACGCTGGATATTGGCTTGCAGGCAATCTCAGGTGCATTTGAGCGGGGACATGATTTTACGTATATCTGCGTGGATAACGAGGCGTACATGAACACAGGCATACAGAGAAGCGGCGCCACGCCTCTGTTCGCAAGCACCACCACAAGCCCGGCTGGGAAAGCCTCATTCGGGAATCCGCAGCATAAGAAGAACATGCCTGCAATTATAGCAGCCCACGGTTCTCCCTATGTTGCCACGGCGTCTATTGCTTATGCACCTGACATGATGAGAAAGATCAAAAAGGCAGCAGAAACCAAGGGTCCCACGTATATTCATGTGCATGCGCCCTGCTGCACGGGCTGGAAGTTTGAAAGCTCAAAGACCATCGAGGTCGGGAGGCTTGCGGTCGAGACTGCGATGTGGCCGCTCTATGAGATGGAGAACGGCACTGTTACGAACGTGAGGAAGCTGAAGAACAGGAAGCCAGTGGAAGAGTATCTTAAGGCGCAGGGCAGGTTCAAGCATCTCTTTACCCTGGAAGGCGGCGCAGCGGAAATCAAGAAGATCCAGGCGATTGCGGACTGGAATGTGAAGCATTTCGGGCTGGAGTGA
- a CDS encoding pyruvate ferredoxin oxidoreductase subunit gamma: MKEIRIHGRGGQGSVTAAELLAVAAFEDGKYSQAFPAFGVERRGAPVMAFVRLNDKPIRLRSQIYEPDYVIVQDATLVDVVNVAAGAKPEGIILINTEKSPESFNLNTKARVKTLDATKLAMDIIGKPIVNTTLVGAFAGVSGLIRPESIKNAVMERFPGKVGENNAKAIQAAYDLMEAQR; the protein is encoded by the coding sequence ATGAAGGAAATACGAATACACGGCCGCGGCGGACAGGGTTCCGTAACAGCGGCTGAACTTTTAGCAGTGGCTGCCTTTGAGGATGGGAAATACAGCCAGGCTTTCCCCGCATTTGGCGTGGAAAGAAGAGGTGCTCCTGTGATGGCTTTTGTGCGCTTAAATGATAAGCCCATACGTTTAAGGAGCCAGATATACGAACCCGACTATGTGATAGTCCAGGATGCCACCCTCGTGGATGTAGTTAATGTTGCCGCAGGGGCAAAACCCGAAGGGATTATTCTCATAAACACCGAAAAAAGCCCGGAATCCTTCAACCTGAATACAAAAGCCAGAGTTAAAACACTTGATGCCACAAAGCTTGCGATGGATATAATAGGAAAACCCATCGTCAATACCACGCTGGTAGGAGCATTTGCAGGCGTGAGCGGTCTTATAAGACCTGAATCCATAAAAAATGCTGTTATGGAGCGTTTCCCTGGAAAAGTGGGAGAAAACAATGCGAAAGCTATCCAGGCAGCCTACGACCTGATGGAGGCGCAGCGATGA
- a CDS encoding serine/threonine protein kinase — MLESISDTFLSTTNKEFRVLIAIENKMKFYEWVPLEELVCFTNYDIKDVEYILSTLAKNKLIHRNIRAYEGYRIYFEAYDLLALNAFVKRGTINAMGDAIGAGKESHVYEATGGIIDRHVIIKFHREGKTSFKQVRTKREYVGERKHLSWLYASRLAAKREHDALSTLYPEVSVPEPIDYNRHAIVMSVAKGQQLAHTKINEPGWYLDEILGEVRKAYKLGIIHGDLSEFNIFVSPEGAEIIDWPQYITPAHINARELLRRDVDNVLSFFNRKYRIKRDALEVMNNIVT; from the coding sequence ATGCTTGAAAGTATTTCAGATACATTTCTTTCCACCACAAACAAAGAATTTCGGGTTCTTATTGCCATCGAGAACAAAATGAAATTCTATGAATGGGTTCCGCTGGAAGAACTGGTCTGTTTTACAAATTACGACATAAAAGACGTTGAATACATCCTTTCCACTCTTGCAAAAAACAAACTTATCCACAGGAACATCCGTGCTTATGAAGGATACCGGATCTATTTTGAGGCTTATGACCTCTTAGCCCTGAACGCGTTTGTGAAACGCGGCACCATAAATGCAATGGGCGACGCAATCGGGGCAGGGAAGGAATCGCATGTATACGAGGCTACAGGCGGCATAATTGACAGGCACGTTATAATAAAGTTCCACAGGGAAGGGAAGACGAGCTTCAAGCAGGTCAGGACAAAAAGGGAATATGTGGGGGAGAGAAAACATCTTTCATGGCTGTATGCCTCGCGCCTTGCAGCGAAAAGGGAACACGATGCCCTTAGCACCCTTTATCCCGAAGTAAGCGTTCCGGAGCCTATTGATTATAACAGGCATGCCATCGTAATGTCGGTTGCAAAAGGGCAGCAGCTTGCCCACACTAAAATAAACGAACCCGGCTGGTATCTGGATGAGATACTGGGCGAGGTAAGAAAAGCATACAAACTCGGCATAATACATGGAGACCTGAGCGAATTCAATATATTTGTAAGCCCCGAAGGCGCCGAGATTATAGACTGGCCGCAGTACATAACCCCTGCTCATATTAATGCCAGGGAGTTGCTCAGGCGAGACGTAGACAACGTCTTAAGTTTTTTTAACAGGAAATACAGGATTAAAAGAGATGCGCTGGAGGTAATGAACAACATAGTGACCTGA